CAGGCCTATGCCCTGGACACTGGTTCACCCCTCAACCTTTGAGCTCTCACAAATGAGTCACCATCAAGGGCAGAGTGACACTCATTCATTCTCTGCAAGCCTACAATTTCATATGTTATAGTAGTGTTTCTTAGGATTGAGAACTTATGGACCCCCAACCTATGCCTGCAGAGCCCTAGGGGATGCTAGACCTCGTTGGAGAAATACATTCagttaaattcttttctttcacttgagTTGATCAGTCAGCATGAACGACACTGTAAACACAAAGAGAAACTCAGACCCTGAAGCCAGATGGCATCACCTGGCTATAAAGGAGTTATCCCCACATGATTCAGAAGGTACTTGtgttttttttgatttttttaaaaaaagttgtcagaatgaaacaaaaatctaaaactcCTTTTAGAACTCATggtctcttccctcccttccacccCTTTCCCCCAGAACTCTCAGGGATTCCTAGATGCCATTTTGAGGAACAGGGTTGTAGAAAACTCTTTCCTCCTAACAAGCAATACCTCCCTCTAAGGAAAGAGCAGGAGGCGGGCCTGGTCTGTAGCCCCATAGCAGGGTCAGACTAAACAAAGAAACCCACTGAGCACAAAATTCTGAGTTGGGAGGGTATTGGTGACCCTTTCCTTCAAGGCCATCTGATTCATGACTATTGTCGACATCCCAGTCCATTACTGGACAGCTCCTGCTAATGCAAAGCTGGCTGCCAAAGTTGGCTGATGTAGAATTTTCACTGATTGGTTTTGCTCCTGACATCTGGGGCCATgttgaattaaaagaaataaaagccccAAAGATACTGGGGCAGAGGGCATGTAGGCCTGATTTgagctcctttcttttttaacataaatggatgCAAGAAGTTCACTGGAGCAGCCAGTGAATGTACTGATTTGCTTCTGAAAAATGTACAGATGGGGGAGATGGGAGTTTGAAGGAGAAGCACAGATGGagaagtcttttcattttgatttgtcaCTGGAGTTGCTGAGGGTGTCAAGACTCACAGATGCAAACACAGGGAGGCAGAGTGATGCAGACACATGGCCGGCGCAGCCGGCAGGGAATGTGTTTCTGCAGGGTTCAGATACACAAAGAAGGACACATAACCAGGGGCAGGGTGGGAACTTCAGCACAAGTCCCTGGTGTCCCCCTGTGGGGACAGAGCTGAGTGCTCAGGGATGGCTGGAGACCCAGCGATGTTTCCAGGTGACTGACACAAGCTGCTCTTGCCACCCCCACCCTTACAGAACGAGTCCTGTCTCTGCCCTTGTTTGCTGAGCCAGGCATTGCTCTCTGAAACTTGTGTGGGGCTGGATCAACTGAGTGATTTTGCACTCTTGCTTCTTTTGAAATCAGTTTTCTTTCGGGTGCCACCTAAATGTAGATATTCCAACTTCGCTTTTGTGGGTTCTCATTATTGAAAATTTTGTACAGCGTTCTGAGCACAAATGCACATCTACAGAGTCCTGTTTTTGAAAGCATCTGCTGGCctctgtcatttttgtttttcagccaAAACAGCCTTTCAGGGCCACTAAGTGCGGTGGTTGAAGTTCTCAGGATAAACCCATAATGAGATTCTTTCTTTGGTCACTAGATTGTTATGGAAAGTATTTGAAATTTGTAAGCTTTTCAGCTGGTTGGTGAAACTCGATAATCACTTGAATTTACATGCCAATGGTGTTTTTGAAACGTACGCATAGGGTTGGCTTTGGCTATTTTTAGAGGTGTGGTGGGTTACATGTGCCTGGGTAGCCCAGCTCCCCCAGGCTACTGTTGCTAAGCTTGAGATACACCCAGCTGGCCTTGCAGTAGAGAGCCCCTTGGCTGCCTGAGTGGGGAAGCCTAAGGCAGCAGAATATGTTTTGGTCTACATCCTGCTGTTGCACTTTTTGAGACCTGCTGGTGGAAGTGCTGATCCTTCTCTGACCAGAACAAAAGGGCCAGTTCCTTTAGAGATTCACGGGCTATCAGAATGTGCTCAGCCCttctctgctgccactgctgtgtGCTGTGGCCTGCGGAGCGGGGAGCACGCGCAATCCTCTTTGGCTGGGGATGCCCCTTCTTCCCTGCTGTGTCTCAGATGGACAGAAGACAGTTCCACCCATTCCTTTTGGGTCAGTTTTCTGGATAGGTCTACCAACTGAGTGATAAAAGAACCCACTTCTAGAATCATCCTTCAAACTAGAAAGCAGTTCTTAATCAGATGAGTACACCAACACAGGCCTTGAGGATCCTGTATGTGAAAAGTTGGCCAGTACTGGGCTGCTAGCTGCTTAGTGGgcaggtgggaaggaaggagcctACCACCTGCAGCTTCCACCAGCACTGACCAAATGATCAAGGACCTCCCCAGCCCAGACGTGCACAGGGCTTCATTGTTCAGTCCTCAGGTCTGCAAGGAGGGGCTAGGTCATGTTTGTCAAATATGGAGAACAGGGGCTGATTTAACTCTTCTTTATTCCATACTGGACATCCTTCCTATGAACTAATTTTGAGTGCTGGTGGTTGAAGAACTTACTGGATGATTTGCACTCATGTTAACATGGGAGCCAGTTGAGGCTGAACAGCCACTGGTAGGTTCAGTGGACATGGGTTTCACGCCTTTCCACAAACCATTTCTCTGTACTGTTGCTAGGGAGAGACCATGGAGTGCGATGAACAAAGGGGCTAAGCTGATGTATTTGTACATAATCATCAGATACAAGAGAAGCATAGCAGGGCAAGAGGTGATGCAGGAAGAGCAAATCTCTTATGTGGCGTCCTCCAGACAACATTATAAGGCAATAAATACATTGTACTGATGTTTGTTAAGACTCCGATGAACAGATGTCAGGAGCCACAGTGTGAAAGTGAGGCTGTGAGACAGAGAAGGTGGTCACCATGTCCCTGAGCTAGCTCCCCACTGACCGGGGTACACCCCTGCCCCATGGCGCTCCCCCTGGAGCCACTTCCCCTTAGGATCTGAGCACACAGCTCttactcttcattttcttcttcctttcaacTCTTTATTCTTAACCCTGGATCTAACTCCaaggaactttatttttgaatCACAACTCCAAAACCTCTTGTTTGAAGGGTAGTTTCAATTTATTAATGAACCAGAGAAAACAGCACAAAATGACTGTGGAAGGCCAAGAAAGACAGTTAGGGCTTCGTTCTGCCTGACTCTCCTGTGCATGCTGGGATAAATCCTCCCCATGCCTCACGGATAATGCCCCTTCCATGGGGGAAGGCCCGTCCCGCAGGGGGAGCACAATTCTCTGCTTCTACATTATGGGTGGGAAACTCTCCACCCTTCCAGAAGGTTCCCTCTGTAGGATCATAAACTTAAAAAACACAActcttgaaaaacatttttccaatTTGTACCTATACTTTTTCAAACCTTttgattcatttttgttttgtttgaaacaCCACATCTACAGACAGATTGCAAACCCAGCCCATCAGAGactattattcttttcttctctgctgctTGATCCTCTGGATTCAGGTTGAACAGATCCACACTCCGAAGAGAAAATACTAAGACCTTACATTAGCATTTTCGAAAGCATGAATATACATCATCTCATcgatcctcacagcagccctgggaggcaggcaggcaggaatgATGGTTCCAGGATCTAGAGGACagagtggtggagctgggaacCAAATCCATGTCCTCCAACTCCTGGTCCAGGGCTCCTCCCACTCCACAAGATGGACTGAGCTCACTTGATGAGCAGAGCAGCCTTTCTGCTTAGAGTAGATGAAATGTCTTTTGGGCTTGCAAACAAAGGTGATTTTAAGTACAGACCTCATCAGTGAGCTCAGGGGATAAACACAATTGAACTCAATTCGGCATCAACACCAGAGGAATGAACAGGACAGAACATGGGCATCTTTGACAAGggtttcttcttgttttcttgacTCTCACTGAGACCACGTTGGATGCTGTAACTTGAATGCAGCAAAGTCCAAGAGGAGGGAAGGCATTCAAAGGACTTTCTCATCTAGCAATTTATTGATTCCTTCACAAATCCTCTTGAGGTTGGCCCTACAGTCTCCATCCAGACTATAAAGGGTGGAGAGGAACTCCACATCAGCAAAGTGGTTGAAGACATGGTTGATGCGCCCGTGGGTCCTGGGCGTCAGGTGTCGCTGCACCAGTTCATGCACCAGGTCCTTGCACTCATGTAGGAGCTTGGAGAGCACATTCTTATCGAAGGTGTATTCCACCTCATAGAAGCTGACAATGGTCATGGCGGTCTGGTTCAGCTTCTTCCTGAACTTCTCCACGATAACAACCTCCTCCTGGCTGAACTGGTTGTTCCGGTAGAGGATCCCAATTTTGATCGCCACCTTGATTAAGTCTTTCATGATCTTGTGGGCTTCCTTCTTGTTGTGGGTGTGCTCTTTGGTGACTTTGTAGAGCTCATCAAAGATCTCACTGCTGGTGTCATCAATCAACATGTTGGCCATGGTTTTGCTGGCTATTTTGCTCAGAATCTTCTTCTGGGCTTGAAGGGCAAGGCTCTTTGAACTAAAAACATCAGGACCTAtggtaaggaaagaaagaaaagttatagGAATACGAGACCCATTTATTATGTTTCTACAAGTGAAACATACTAATTTGAACTTATGTTCTTAGTGCAAAACTCATGCCTTTATAGCCCCCAAACTTGCTAACTAAACCCCGCCCCAGCCCAGGGTTGCTCCACTGTCCTCTCCACATGACATGCCCTTTATCCTCTTAAACTTTCTAAATTGCACTCTTCCCTCCTCTTGTCAAGGCAACTCATCTCCTCTTGTCCAGACCAACTCTCACCTTTTTAGACCTACTTCATGCATAAAGCCTGCCTCACTCTGTTAGCTCACAGACAACTCCTCACAACAGCTGTTCCACCGGAAATCACTCAGTTTCGCAAATTATACCTGAGCAAATGACTGCTTAATGACAAGAATGTAGCACCAGTGCTAACCCCATTCCCAGGACAGACATAGGTGGTTGATCATGGTCATCTTTTTGACGGAGTCTCAGAAGCCATATTTCATTGAGCgtaagatacatttttttcacatttgataTCTTGGAAATTGGTTTGTGTCTTAACAGTCACTGTTGCCAGGTGGCAGTTGTGCTAGGGTTGTCAGACCTGCATGTGCATCAATTTACACAACAGGAGCCAGAGATTTGGGAGAAAAGTCAAGAGCACTCTTGTAAGAAATTGCTGCCTCACTGACGCTCTTGACTGGCATAGAGAAGGACGCTGCGTGGGAAACACAGATATCAGACACTCCAAGTCAAAGATGCTTCACGTGAGTAGTACCCTGAAGAGGAAGAAACTTAGAAAAACCAAAGTCAACTTATTCCCTGTTATTTTCCACTTTATGAACAAGagcaaaatatgttaaaaaaaaataacactatgTCTAAGTCCAAAAAGGATCTTTCAATAAgtatacagtagtctccccttatctgcagttttgctttccgtggtttcagttacccctGGTCAATCATAGTCTGAAAATAACACTACATCACAATGCATATGTCAGCCACCTCACTTGACCATCACGTAGGCGTTGTATCATCTCatatcatcacaagaagaaggctgagtacagtacaataagatatttgaCAGAGAAAGACCACATTCATacaacttttattacagtatattgttataattgttctattttattattaattattactgttaatctcttactgtgcctaatttataaattaaactttatcatagttatggttgtataggaaaaaacaggatATATAGGGTTCAATACTATcggtggtttcaggcatccactaggggtTTTGGAATGTGTACCCTGTGGATAAGAAGGGGACTGATGTAAAAAAAACTATAAGTAATAAGAAAGCAATAATTCACAACTTAAtggacaggatttttttttcttaagagcaGATAAAACAGCATCTTACAACTGATGGCgtcttagatttgatgaaatactCCAAGTCACCAATTAGCTGGAGCTGATATCTGAAATGAAACCACCGGCCATCCTTGCTCTACAGTATGTATACATATGATCCGTGTCTTCCCAAGGAGATTCAAGTTGCCTGAGAACAGAGACACTGCCTCCCGGAGCACCTAGCTCAGTTCTGGGCACAGGGATGGAATGGTGTCTGCTAAGTAAAATACCAGAGAAATACTGCAGAATCAGAAGGTAGTAAAATACAGTAcaaacttatactaaaaaaataatttttctttgagaattgaAGGCCATCGAGGATCCCTAGAGCTTTTGTCCAGTGCTTGGTGGCCACATGGAAGTGACAGATATGATGGGCAGAATGGACAGACAGACGGCCATCCATGCCAGCTTCTGCTATCTTTGGCCCCTCCCCATCTCATATCCCACCCCCTCTGCCCACCATGGACTCATTCCCTCAGTGGACAGTGATTAATCCCTGGATGCTCGGGTCTCACAGACTGATTCAGTAAGCACTCAAATGCAATGTAGACACAAGCCCAGGGGCTTCCTCCACCCGCGTGCCCCTCCCGACTGGCCCAgcctcactccctctgccctgGGTGCTTCCAGGCAGCTACTTCTGCTCTCGGGCCTCTTCCAGCTGCAGGACCAAGGATCATGGCCTGGAAGGGGGTTCCTGCACCAGGATCAGCAGAACTAAAGTAATTGGCACCCTGGGCCTCCGATAGCCCCAGGAAGCTCACTCCCTAGAGTTTGAGACCACAGACTCTCCAGCAACTTCACAGCCAAGTGACCCTGACATGGGTGGGACTGTCCCTTCAGCCTCAGTGCAAAGGGAACAAACAGGTATCGCTTGTCTCTTCTTTAACATGATGGAGACTGACTGCCTGATTTATGCCCCCCCCAGAGTTTGTGACAAATA
The DNA window shown above is from Equus quagga isolate Etosha38 chromosome 2, UCLA_HA_Equagga_1.0, whole genome shotgun sequence and carries:
- the TNFAIP8L3 gene encoding tumor necrosis factor alpha-induced protein 8-like protein 3 produces the protein MDSDSGEQSEGEPVTASGPDVFSSKSLALQAQKKILSKIASKTMANMLIDDTSSEIFDELYKVTKEHTHNKKEAHKIMKDLIKVAIKIGILYRNNQFSQEEVVIVEKFRKKLNQTAMTIVSFYEVEYTFDKNVLSKLLHECKDLVHELVQRHLTPRTHGRINHVFNHFADVEFLSTLYSLDGDCRANLKRICEGINKLLDEKVL